The Coregonus clupeaformis isolate EN_2021a unplaced genomic scaffold, ASM2061545v1 scaf1791, whole genome shotgun sequence nucleotide sequence tacaaaatattttgctgtgactcttatgtggatgatgtaaaaaatatttgttggtctgatgtgattaataaggggcatccagacgctgcacttgatgagtttatgaaattgcttcttccattgattgataaacatgcacctgttaagaaactgattGTTAGAACTGTTacggctccatggattgatgaggaattgaaaaactgtatggttgaaagagacggggcaaaaggagtggctaataagtctggctgaacatctgactggctgacttactgcaaattgagaaattatgtaactaaactcaacaaaaagaagaagaaactgtattatgaagccaagatcaaatatataaatatatagagagttatggaagaaaaaaaacttttgtgtactttaaatgaaattatgggcagaaagacaaaaaTCAATACCATCTTTCATTAAATCATTTGgggttgccaattattttaatgattacttcattggcaaagtgggaaaACTTAGGCAGGatatgccaacaatgaacagtgagccatcgtattcatgcataaagaactaataatgaaagaaaagcattgtaagttcgaattttgtaaagttagtgtgggagaggtggaaagattgttgttatcgatcaataatgacaaacctcctggcattgacaacttagatggaaagctactgaggatggtagctgactctatagccactcctatctgtcatatatttaatctgagcctagaggaaagtctttgtcctcaggcctggagggaagccaaagtcattccgctacccaagagtggtaaagcggcctttactggttctaacagcagacctatcagcatgctgccagctcttagcaaactgttggaaaaaatggtgtttgaccaaatacaatgctagttctctgtaaacaaattaacaacagactttcagcatgcttatagagaaggtcactcaacatgtactgcactgacacaattGACTGAtaattggttgaaagaaattgataatgagaagattgtgggagctgtactgttagatttcagtgcagcctttgatattattgaccataacctgttgttgaaaaaacttgtgttatggcttttcaacctctgccatatcgtggattcaaagctatctatctaatagaactcaaagggttttctttaatggaagcttttctaatgtcaaacatgtaaagtgtggtgtaccgcagggcagctctctaggccctctactcttctatttttaccaatgacctgccactggcattaaacaaagcatgtgtccatgtctgctgatgattcaaccctaTACACGTCAGCAACCACAGCCGTGAAATCACTACAACCCTAAACAAAGAGTTGCACACAGTTTTAGAAtggggtggccagtaataaactggtcctgaacatctctaaaactaagaacattgtatttggtacaaatcattccctaagttctggacctcagctgaatctgataGTGAATAATGTGGCTGTTGAGGAGactcaacccccctccctcctcttttttATCTGTCCTTAGATTTATATGTTACTTTTGATTGATCACTAGACTTTATGATTTAATGATCTTATGTACATACTGGCTTCTATGTAGGCCTCCTGTTAATGTCAGATGTCTGCCAAATAAAATGTAGTATTATTataattacttggtgttaccttagattgtaaactgtcatggtcaaaacatatagattaaatGGTTGTAAATGGTTGTACAGATAACTGGTTGTAAATGGTTGTACAGATGGGCAGAggtctgtaataaagagatgctctgcttttttgacaccacactccacaaagcaagtcctgcaggctctagtttgatcttatcttgattattgtccagtcgtgtggtccagtgctgcaaataaatacctagttaagctgcagctggcccagaacagagcaggacctagttaagctgccgctggcccagaacagagcaggacctagttaagctgcagctggcccagaacagagcaggacctaattaagctgcagctggcccagaacagagtggcacgtcttgctctccattgtaatcagaggactaatattaatactatgcatgccagtctctcttggctaagagttgaggagagactgactgcatcacttcttgttattataagaaacattaatttgttggaaatcccaaattgtttgcatcgtcaacttacacacagcactgacacacacacttaccccaccagacatgccaccaggggtcttttcacagtccccaggtccagaacaaattcaaggaagcgtacagtattatacagagccatgggggcatggaactcccttccatcttatatagagCAAGTGAACAgtaaacctggtttaaaaaacaaataaatcaacacctcatggcacaacgcctctccccaatgtgacctacttgttgtgtgtatgtactgacatgtatgtgtaactgatagatgcacacacacacactacatgttaatgtttttaaatgtacactaccagtcaaaagtttggacacacctactcattcaagggtttttctttatctctctctctctctctctctctctctctctctctctctctctctctctctctctctctctctctctctctctctctcgtatttctctctctctctctctctctcgtatttctctctctctctctttctctcgtatttctctctctctctctttctctctcgtctcgctctctcgtctctctctctctctctctctctctctctctctctctctctctctctctctctctctctgtctgtctgtctgtctgtgtctctctctctccctctctctctctctctctctctcctatctacctcctctcctcccttggttgtgtgtgtgtgtggggtggggggaggtTAGTCACCACCTGAAAGCCGTCTTTGTAGGAAAAGTCTTTATAAGCTCCTTCCGGATGCCTCCGTACACTTCTTCAGGACGCCTCCgtacactcgctctctctctctctcacacacacagcgcCGTTTCCACGGTCACCGTCATCATGAGGACTGGGTTGAGGATGGCGCTGCTGGTGCTGGCGGCTGGGGTGGTGTCACACGCTCAAAAGACAACAACAAAGACAAACGGCACAGTCTGGGACCGACCCATCTCATTCAGCACCAAGAGCCGCGACTCCTGCACCATGGTGGTGTCTGGAGCTGGGGACCATACCAGGCTCAGGGTCTCCTGTAAGGGCCCCAGCCCACCCCAGACCCAGCCTCAGACTCGCTCCTACTACTGCGACTTCCAGGGGACACCCAACCTGTGCAGAGCCTACAACACCAACCCCAGACACTACTTTACTCAGATGATGTGGGACATGAGGAAACTGAACCATGCCTGCCAGGGACCCAGTGTCTACAGGTAATATATTAACTGATAGAAtatatacaggtaatataatcactattataactctaaccctgtgtatacaggtaatataatcactattataaccctaaccctgtatatacaggtaatataatcactattataaccctaaccccacgtatacaggtaatataatcactattataacactaaccccacgtatacaggtaatataatcactattataaccctaaccccacgtatacaggtaatataatcactattataaccctaaccccacgtatacaggtaatatattcactattataaccctaaccccatgtATACAGGTATTATAATCAcaattataaccctaaccctgtgtatacaggtaatataatcactattataaccctaaccccatgtatacaggtaatatattcactattataaccctaaccctgtgtatacaggtaatataatcactattataaccctaaccccacgtatacaggtaatataatcactattataaccctaaccccacgtatacaggtaatataatcactattataaccttaaccctgtgtatacaggtaatataatcactattataaccctaaccctgtgtatacaggtaatataatcactattataaccctaaccctgtgtatacaggtaatataatcactattataaccctaaccctgtgtatacaggtaatataatcactattataaccctaaccctgtgtatacaggtaatataatcactattataaccctaaccctgtgtatacaggtaatataatcactattataaccctaaccatgtgtatacaggtaatataatcactattataaccctaaccccacgtatacaggtaatataatcactattataaccctaaccccacgtatacaggtaatataatcactattataaccctaaacctgtgtatacaggtaatataatcactattaaaACCCTAACCCCACGaatacaggtaatataatcactattataaccctaaccccacgtatacaggtaatataatcactattataaccctaaccccacgtatacaggtaatataatcactattataaccctaaccccacgtatacaggtaatataatcactattataaccctaaccccacgtatacaggtaatataataaCTATTATAACCCTATCCctgtgtatacaggtaatataatcactattataaccctaaccccacgtatacaggtaatataatcactattataaccctaaccccacgtatacaggtaatataatcacaattataaccctaaccctgtgtatacaggtaatataatcactattataaccctaaccctgtgtatacaggtaatataatcactattataaccctaaccctgtgtatacaggtaatataatcactattataaccctaaccccacgtatacaggtaatataatcactattataaccctaaccctgtgtatacaggtaatataatcactattataaccctaaccctgtgtatacaggtaatataatcactattataaccctaaccctgtgtatacaggtaatataatcactattataaccctaaccccacgtatacaggtattataatcactattataaccctaaccctgtgtatacaggtaatataatcactattataaccctaaccctgtgtatacaggtaatataatcactattataaccctaaccccacgtttacaggtaatataatcactattataaccctaaccccacgtatacaggtagtataatcactattataaccctaaccctgtgtatacaggtaatataatcactattataacgctaaccctgtgtatacaggtaatataatcactattataaccctaaccctgtgtatacaggtaatataatcactattataaccctaaccctgtgtatacaggtaatataatcactattataaccctaaccctgtgtatacaggtaatataatcactattataaccctaactcccacgtatacaggtaatataatcactattataaccctaaccctgtatatacaggtaatataatcactattataaccctaaccccacgtatacaggtaatataatcactattataaccctaaccctgtgtatacagataatataatcactattataaccctaaccctgtgtgtgcaggtaatataatcactattataaccctaaccctgtgtatacagataatataatcactattataacccctaaccctgtgtgtgcaggtaatataatcactattataaccctaaccctgtgtatacaggtaatataatcactattataaccctaaccccacgtatacaggtaatataatcactattataaccctaaccctgtgtatacaggtaatataatcactattataacccctaaccccacgtatacaggtaatataatcactattataacccctaaccccacgtatacaggtaatataatcactattataaccctaaccccatgtatacaggtaatatattcactattataaccctaaccctgtgtatacaggtaatataatcactattataaccctaaccccacgtatacaggtaatataatcactattataaccctaaccccacgtatacaggtaatataatcactattataaccttaaccctgtgtatacaggtaatataatcactattataaccctaaccctgtgtatacaggtaatataatcactattataaccctaaccctgtgtatacaggtaatataatcactattataaccctaaccctgtgtatacaggtaatataatcactattataaccctaaccctgtgtatacaggtaatataatcactatt carries:
- the LOC121561922 gene encoding fibroblast growth factor-binding protein 2-like, coding for MRTGLRMALLVLAAGVVSHAQKTTTKTNGTVWDRPISFSTKSRDSCTMVVSGAGDHTRLRVSCKGPSPPQTQPQTRSYYCDFQGTPNLCRAYNTNPRHYFTQMMWDMRKLNHACQGPSVYRPLMCKKGSDEAQMTFLASWPKHTTPKPAKTGQVQRKPAPAQPKVPKVPSIPRPVKPQPQPHPGKGTVGKKPTSRPTTRPTEQGEAKAARLANEYCWKSFHGICTYLISWFQN